Proteins from a single region of Hymenobacter aquaticus:
- a CDS encoding sodium-translocating pyrophosphatase codes for MMNILYVAPALGVLALVYTWVRSGWVSRQDAGDERMRTIAGYIADGAIAFLRAEYKVLALFALIACAFLGYLGTTGEKSSPVIVIAFLIGAVFSALAGFIGMKIATKANVRTAQAARTSLAKALNVSFSGGSVMGMGVAGLAVLGLGSLFIVFYQLFVVSKGGGANGIEMETALEVLTGFSLGAESIALFARVGGGIYTKAADVGADLVGKVEAGIPEDDPRNPATIADNVGDNVGDVAGMGADLFGSYVATILATMVLGREVVAAGDQFNGLSPILLPMVIAGMGIVASLVGILLVRVKEGGNVQAALNFGNYASVIVSGIASFFIIRWMLPPGELVIGRAGSVPFTSLDVFYAVVVGLIVGTLMSIITEYYTAMGKRPVNSIVQQSSTGHATTVIGGLAVGMESTVLPIIVLAAGIVLSFEFAGLYGVAIAAAGMMATTAMQLAIDAFGPIADNAGGIAEMSELPKEVRERTDILDAVGNTTAATGKGFAIASAALTSLALFAAFMGTANISSIDISNARVLAGLFVGAMIPFIFSALAISAVGRAAMAMVQEVRRQFREIPGIMEGTGRPEYEKCVAISTQAAIREMMLPGAIALIVPIIIGFAFGPEVLGGTLAGVTVSGVLMAMFQSNAGGAWDNAKKSFEKGVLVNGKMEFKGSDAHKASVTGDTVGDPFKDTSGPSMNILIKLMSIVSLVIAPHIAAPERAVAPRPVERPALSLEPKVRYAELAPEATKVLFVLLRETR; via the coding sequence ATGATGAATATTCTCTACGTAGCGCCTGCGCTGGGCGTGCTGGCCCTTGTTTACACGTGGGTTCGTTCGGGTTGGGTGAGCCGGCAAGACGCCGGCGACGAGCGGATGCGCACCATTGCCGGCTACATTGCCGACGGCGCCATTGCCTTTCTGCGCGCCGAGTACAAGGTGCTGGCCTTGTTTGCCCTCATTGCCTGCGCCTTTCTGGGCTACCTGGGCACAACGGGCGAAAAATCCAGCCCCGTTATCGTCATTGCCTTCCTGATTGGGGCCGTCTTCTCGGCCCTGGCCGGCTTTATCGGGATGAAAATTGCCACTAAAGCCAACGTGCGCACCGCCCAGGCGGCCCGCACCAGTCTGGCTAAGGCCCTGAACGTGTCGTTTTCGGGCGGCTCGGTGATGGGCATGGGCGTGGCCGGCCTGGCCGTGCTGGGGCTGGGCTCGTTGTTTATCGTGTTCTACCAACTGTTCGTGGTGAGCAAGGGCGGCGGCGCTAACGGCATTGAGATGGAAACCGCCCTGGAGGTGCTCACCGGCTTCTCGCTCGGGGCCGAAAGCATTGCCCTGTTTGCCCGCGTGGGCGGCGGCATCTACACCAAAGCCGCCGACGTCGGGGCCGACCTGGTGGGCAAAGTGGAAGCCGGTATTCCCGAGGACGACCCCCGCAACCCCGCCACCATTGCCGACAACGTGGGCGACAACGTGGGCGACGTGGCCGGCATGGGCGCCGACCTGTTCGGCTCCTACGTGGCCACCATTCTGGCCACGATGGTCCTGGGCCGCGAAGTAGTAGCCGCCGGCGACCAGTTCAACGGCCTGTCCCCGATTCTGCTGCCGATGGTCATTGCCGGCATGGGCATCGTGGCCTCCCTGGTGGGCATTCTGCTGGTGCGCGTGAAGGAAGGCGGCAACGTGCAGGCCGCCCTCAACTTCGGCAACTACGCCTCGGTTATCGTGTCGGGCATTGCTTCCTTCTTTATCATCCGCTGGATGCTGCCCCCCGGCGAGCTGGTCATTGGCCGGGCCGGCTCGGTGCCGTTCACCTCGCTGGACGTGTTCTACGCCGTCGTGGTGGGCCTGATTGTCGGCACGCTGATGAGCATTATCACGGAGTACTACACGGCTATGGGCAAGCGCCCGGTGAACAGCATCGTGCAGCAAAGCAGCACGGGCCACGCCACCACCGTTATCGGCGGCCTGGCCGTGGGCATGGAGTCCACGGTGCTGCCCATCATCGTGCTGGCGGCCGGTATCGTGCTGTCGTTTGAGTTTGCCGGCCTCTACGGCGTGGCCATTGCCGCCGCCGGCATGATGGCCACCACCGCCATGCAGCTGGCCATCGACGCCTTCGGGCCCATTGCCGACAACGCCGGCGGTATTGCCGAAATGAGCGAGCTGCCCAAGGAAGTGCGCGAGCGGACCGACATTCTCGACGCCGTGGGCAACACCACCGCCGCTACCGGCAAGGGCTTCGCCATTGCCTCCGCCGCCCTTACTTCATTGGCTTTGTTTGCCGCCTTTATGGGTACGGCCAATATTTCCAGCATCGACATCAGCAACGCCCGGGTGCTGGCCGGCCTGTTCGTGGGCGCCATGATTCCCTTTATCTTCTCGGCCCTGGCTATTTCGGCCGTGGGCCGCGCCGCTATGGCAATGGTGCAGGAAGTGCGGCGGCAGTTCCGCGAGATTCCCGGCATTATGGAAGGCACCGGCCGGCCCGAGTACGAGAAGTGCGTGGCCATTTCCACCCAGGCCGCCATCCGGGAGATGATGCTGCCCGGGGCCATTGCCCTGATTGTGCCCATCATCATCGGCTTTGCCTTCGGCCCCGAAGTGCTGGGCGGCACGCTGGCCGGCGTCACGGTGTCGGGGGTGCTGATGGCCATGTTCCAGAGCAACGCCGGCGGCGCCTGGGACAACGCCAAGAAGTCGTTCGAGAAGGGCGTGCTGGTGAATGGCAAGATGGAGTTTAAGGGCTCCGATGCCCACAAAGCCTCCGTGACCGGCGACACCGTCGGTGACCCGTTCAAGGATACTTCCGGGCCGTCGATGAACATCCTGATCAAGCTCATGTCCATCGTGTCATTGGTGATTGCGCCCCACATTGCCGCCCCCGAGCGGGCCGTGGCTCCGCGCCCCGTCGAGCGGCCCGCCCTGAGCCTGGAGCCCAAGGTGCGCTACGCCGAGCTGGCCCCCGAGGCGA
- a CDS encoding M20/M25/M40 family metallo-hydrolase, translated as MFAHIDSIGFTVRYGQELVRIGGPRAETGYRLVGHDAQGDIACTLTVDTQTGELGYEFTREIERGTELTFACDFRETETTVQSCYLDNRLGVWNALRLAETLEDGILVFSCWEEHGGGSVAYLAKYIYETYGVRQALISDITWVTEGVHPGQGVVISLRDSLIPRRAYVDRIRRIAREAGIPHQLEVEGSGGSDAKELQHGAQPWDWCFIGAPEDHVHSPDELVDKRDIASMLALYQVLMQQL; from the coding sequence GTGTTCGCGCATATCGACAGTATCGGGTTTACGGTTCGCTACGGGCAAGAGCTGGTGCGTATCGGGGGCCCCCGCGCCGAAACCGGCTACCGCCTGGTGGGCCACGACGCGCAGGGGGATATTGCCTGTACTCTTACCGTCGATACCCAAACGGGCGAGTTGGGCTATGAGTTCACCCGCGAAATAGAACGGGGCACGGAGCTAACCTTCGCCTGCGACTTTCGCGAAACCGAAACCACCGTGCAGTCGTGCTACCTCGACAACCGCCTTGGCGTCTGGAATGCGCTGCGCCTGGCCGAAACCCTGGAGGACGGCATTCTGGTCTTCAGCTGCTGGGAAGAGCACGGCGGCGGCTCGGTAGCGTACCTGGCCAAGTACATCTACGAAACCTACGGGGTGCGTCAGGCCCTGATTTCCGACATTACCTGGGTAACGGAAGGCGTGCACCCCGGGCAGGGCGTGGTCATCTCCCTGCGCGACTCCCTGATTCCGCGCCGCGCCTACGTGGACCGTATCCGCCGCATTGCCCGCGAGGCCGGTATTCCGCACCAGCTGGAAGTGGAAGGCAGCGGCGGCTCCGACGCCAAGGAGCTGCAGCACGGGGCCCAGCCCTGGGACTGGTGCTTCATCGGCGCCCCCGAAGACCACGTGCATTCGCCTGACGAGCTGGTAGATAAGCGGGATATTGCCAGCATGTTGGCCCTCTATCAGGTGCTGATGCAACAACTGTAA